Proteins encoded by one window of Palaeococcus ferrophilus DSM 13482:
- a CDS encoding DUF2283 domain-containing protein — MRISYDPKHDVMYIKFSDAKIVETVEVEEGLLIDYGENGEIIGIEIINASLRTHSSPLSEITVRIEEVASH; from the coding sequence ATGAGGATATCCTATGACCCCAAACACGATGTCATGTACATAAAGTTCTCGGACGCAAAGATAGTTGAGACGGTAGAGGTCGAAGAGGGCCTATTGATTGACTACGGAGAGAACGGCGAGATAATCGGCATAGAGATAATAAACGCATCCCTAAGGACTCATTCAAGCCCTCTTAGCGAGATAACAGTTAGGATCGAAGAAGTAGCATCTCACTGA
- a CDS encoding sulfatase-like hydrolase/transferase, whose product MDTEFPNIVLLTLDAFNFNLALENINLLPFFKKVVNESVVFKNAFSVGPNTFFAFPAIIGGVYPYHFGVGLPPQVPTMYSLLKRFGYNTALINESNALLTPYYGYGRGLDYQEHFLKLSPEKNDRNRTDVFLLKQKKKGNTLQKQDITFKRSKLRKYNLVYKLSKNLYSMYRFFNLRFFDTTQRYTERRKLHQAFKAQIEEFITSKFKPPQFLWIHTIVNHLPYLPPNTDVFSEKEVDQLNYIGLSNFNLKRHISQLRELYIESLKTTDILISDVFKFLEKAGRTDDTIVIITADHGEEFMENSPYFGHDPESSSDNLLHVPLIFYNLEKLTEEIVPKNVECPVSTIDLMPTLLDLLGIKNKVWFSGRGLSLKPLITNTNIPEKYTHRNLYSEAWELHGLLDRSPGFSHSRTIFTVRNDRYKLKVILEKDRNGAYVEKEANLYDWHRTKELSLEKYYEQYFNLYSALFSHLYTESQTARMLRHHYEIQKIKDQTRKIRLRRMG is encoded by the coding sequence ATGGATACTGAGTTCCCAAACATAGTATTGTTGACACTTGATGCATTCAATTTCAATCTGGCCTTGGAAAATATCAATCTATTGCCATTCTTTAAAAAGGTAGTAAACGAAAGCGTCGTATTTAAGAATGCATTTAGTGTCGGCCCAAACACGTTCTTTGCGTTTCCTGCTATAATTGGGGGTGTTTATCCCTACCATTTTGGAGTAGGATTGCCCCCACAAGTCCCAACGATGTATTCCCTCTTAAAACGTTTTGGTTATAATACCGCTCTTATTAATGAATCAAATGCACTTCTCACTCCATACTATGGATATGGCCGAGGTCTTGACTACCAAGAACATTTTCTGAAGTTGTCTCCAGAAAAAAATGATCGGAACCGTACGGATGTATTTCTCCTAAAACAGAAAAAAAAGGGGAACACCTTACAAAAACAAGATATCACATTTAAACGTTCCAAGTTACGTAAATATAATCTTGTTTATAAACTCTCGAAAAATCTGTACAGCATGTACAGATTTTTTAATTTAAGATTTTTCGATACTACCCAAAGATATACGGAGCGTAGAAAGCTCCATCAGGCTTTTAAGGCACAGATTGAAGAGTTCATAACTTCTAAATTCAAACCTCCTCAGTTTCTTTGGATCCACACTATCGTTAACCATCTTCCGTATTTGCCTCCCAATACAGATGTTTTTTCTGAGAAGGAAGTCGATCAGCTAAACTACATAGGACTATCAAATTTCAACTTAAAACGGCACATAAGCCAACTGAGGGAACTATATATCGAATCCTTAAAAACTACTGATATCTTGATATCTGACGTATTCAAGTTTCTTGAAAAAGCGGGTAGAACAGATGATACAATCGTGATTATCACTGCTGACCATGGAGAGGAATTTATGGAGAATTCTCCTTATTTTGGTCACGATCCCGAGTCGAGTTCTGATAATTTGCTCCATGTTCCACTAATATTTTACAATTTAGAAAAACTAACTGAAGAAATAGTACCTAAAAATGTTGAATGTCCCGTTAGCACTATAGACCTGATGCCAACACTCCTTGATTTACTTGGCATAAAGAATAAAGTATGGTTCAGCGGGAGGGGATTATCCTTGAAACCTCTTATAACCAACACGAATATTCCTGAAAAATATACTCACCGTAACCTTTATTCAGAAGCATGGGAGTTGCATGGTCTTCTGGATAGGTCCCCAGGATTCTCTCATTCAAGAACAATTTTCACAGTTAGAAATGACCGATATAAACTTAAAGTAATACTTGAAAAAGACAGAAATGGAGCATACGTGGAGAAGGAAGCTAATCTTTATGATTGGCATAGAACGAAGGAATTAAGTCTTGAAAAATATTATGAGCAGTATTTTAACCTTTATTCTGCTTTGTTTAGCCATTTGTACACGGAGAGTCAGACGGCAAGGATGTTGAGACACCACTACGAAATTCAAAAGATAAAAGACCAGACACGGAAGATTAGGCTTCGAAGAATGGGTTAG
- a CDS encoding DUF4258 domain-containing protein: MALAIKYIPHALERMRERGIRRELIEEAIESPDSVTEGYLGRKVAQKRLNGKVIRVIYEEEDEDVVVVTAYVTSKVRKYGGVNK; this comes from the coding sequence ATGGCTTTGGCGATTAAATACATCCCCCACGCCCTGGAGAGGATGAGGGAAAGAGGGATAAGAAGAGAACTAATCGAAGAGGCCATTGAATCACCAGACAGTGTAACGGAAGGATATCTAGGAAGGAAAGTAGCTCAGAAGAGGTTAAACGGAAAAGTAATCCGCGTAATCTATGAGGAAGAGGATGAGGATGTGGTTGTCGTTACCGCGTATGTAACATCGAAGGTGAGAAAATATGGGGGTGTAAACAAATGA
- a CDS encoding DHH family phosphoesterase, with amino-acid sequence MHLIIHHWDTDGVTSAALLVRALNLEGFTNLTAPIGEFRFDERIWGAIEKAERLYVLDFNVPHEVERVKVPTLFIDHHTQPKINNPFVEQVNPSLDGEYYPSNSLVLSEHFGIWNAWSALGVVGDIGEKAFEIEAVDKLLRKANLSRAEALRLVELIDSNYIAMEREAVEEAVRVLLENDVRVLLENEPWVRKAEAIREAIESAVSSVEDRNGFAFVEFESPFNIISKVARKLVWESGYRGAVVLNKNFHGKAQVYFRVSREEAERIDMGEVIARLREVGTNTGGKREVLGCICERDKIGDVLTIINEYLR; translated from the coding sequence ATGCACCTCATAATCCACCACTGGGACACGGACGGGGTGACCTCAGCGGCCCTTCTGGTGAGGGCGCTTAACCTGGAGGGGTTCACCAACCTAACCGCCCCCATCGGCGAGTTCCGCTTCGACGAAAGGATATGGGGTGCGATTGAGAAAGCAGAGAGGCTCTACGTCCTCGACTTCAACGTTCCCCACGAGGTCGAGAGGGTCAAAGTACCGACGCTCTTCATCGACCACCACACCCAGCCGAAGATCAACAACCCGTTCGTGGAGCAGGTCAACCCCTCGCTGGACGGCGAATATTATCCCTCGAATTCTCTCGTCCTCTCGGAGCACTTCGGAATATGGAACGCCTGGAGTGCCCTTGGGGTCGTCGGTGACATCGGCGAGAAGGCCTTTGAGATTGAAGCCGTTGACAAACTCCTCCGGAAGGCAAACCTCTCGCGGGCGGAAGCCTTAAGGCTGGTTGAACTAATTGACTCCAACTACATCGCGATGGAGAGGGAAGCCGTTGAGGAAGCCGTTAGGGTTCTCCTCGAAAACGACGTTAGGGTTCTCCTCGAAAACGAGCCGTGGGTCAGGAAGGCAGAAGCCATAAGGGAAGCTATAGAGAGTGCCGTTTCGAGCGTTGAAGATAGGAACGGCTTCGCCTTCGTTGAATTCGAGAGCCCGTTCAACATAATATCCAAGGTCGCGAGAAAGCTTGTCTGGGAGAGTGGCTACCGCGGTGCCGTTGTCTTAAACAAGAACTTCCACGGGAAGGCCCAGGTCTACTTCCGCGTCTCACGTGAAGAGGCGGAAAGGATAGATATGGGCGAGGTCATAGCCCGCCTTAGGGAGGTGGGCACAAACACAGGCGGCAAGCGGGAGGTGCTGGGCTGCATATGCGAGAGGGATAAAATCGGAGACGTTCTCACAATCATCAACGAATACCTGAGGTGA
- a CDS encoding sulfite exporter TauE/SafE family protein — MTPSLIFLGVEPLTAVGTDLLYATVTRVFGVFFHQRKARIRYDIALRLFAGSVPAVVLGGIILREIEREVLNDHLTLLLGVILITSAVLSLLKGEIHLPIKPKWAYVYLLGFVVGLTVQFTSVGAGVIVSFTLMNVARIDPRDVVGVTIVYGLALSAFSFLNYASVGGVDYRLALLLVSGTLPGVYLGTHVSSSMGGEKLEKIINMIIMIIGGLLLVQTL, encoded by the coding sequence ATGACGCCCTCCCTCATATTCCTCGGCGTCGAGCCGCTGACAGCGGTCGGAACCGACCTCCTCTACGCAACAGTAACGAGGGTCTTCGGCGTGTTCTTCCACCAGAGGAAGGCCAGGATACGGTACGACATAGCGCTGAGGCTCTTCGCGGGAAGCGTTCCGGCGGTGGTTCTTGGGGGAATAATCCTCCGCGAAATCGAGAGGGAAGTTCTCAACGATCACCTGACTTTACTGCTTGGAGTCATCCTCATCACGAGCGCAGTCCTGAGCCTCCTGAAAGGGGAGATCCACCTTCCAATTAAGCCAAAGTGGGCATACGTTTACCTCCTCGGCTTCGTGGTTGGCCTGACCGTCCAGTTCACCTCCGTCGGGGCGGGTGTGATAGTGAGTTTCACGCTGATGAACGTGGCCAGAATTGACCCGCGGGACGTCGTGGGGGTGACGATAGTCTATGGGCTGGCCCTCTCCGCCTTCAGCTTCCTGAACTACGCGAGCGTTGGGGGCGTGGACTACCGGCTGGCCCTCCTTCTAGTTAGTGGAACGCTTCCAGGAGTTTATTTAGGCACACACGTTAGCTCTAGTATGGGTGGGGAGAAGCTGGAGAAAATTATCAATATGATAATCATGATTATCGGAGGGTTGTTGCTTGTTCAGACGTTATAG
- a CDS encoding glycosyltransferase family 2 protein — translation MKMLAPKVSIIILNWNGWRDTIECLESLYRIDYPNYDVIVVDNGSTDDSTQKIKQYAEGKIQVNSKFFEYTPGNKPIKVFEITEEEAKHGKFNRLLYEKFDPDRRMILIKSKRNQGFTGGNNIGIKFALSILASKYVLLLNNDIVVDRSFLKDLVNLARKDKTVGIVGSLVRFYNSQEVQSAGIKLNLKSGRIYHLKTYNEREQSLDCVMGCSMLISKDALLGSGLFDNVFFAYTEEIDLCLRVKSNGYLINLSPTSVVFHKHRGSTGYKINGFILFHRSRNYLLMIYKLFRSKWVLLTTPYLLNIIGEAILWSFTQKDISLLISTINGISSALKLIIKGYPNEMGDFYKS, via the coding sequence ATGAAGATGCTTGCCCCTAAAGTCTCAATAATAATCCTAAATTGGAACGGCTGGAGAGACACGATAGAGTGCCTAGAGTCATTGTACCGTATTGATTATCCTAACTATGATGTTATTGTCGTGGATAATGGGTCTACAGATGATTCTACTCAAAAGATAAAGCAATATGCAGAAGGCAAAATACAAGTCAACTCAAAGTTCTTTGAATACACTCCAGGAAACAAACCAATCAAGGTATTCGAGATTACTGAAGAGGAAGCCAAGCATGGGAAGTTTAATCGTTTACTCTACGAGAAATTTGATCCCGACAGGAGGATGATTTTAATAAAAAGTAAGAGAAATCAGGGATTCACTGGGGGTAACAATATTGGTATAAAGTTTGCGCTGAGTATTCTGGCTTCTAAGTATGTTTTACTCCTGAATAATGATATTGTAGTTGATAGAAGTTTTTTAAAAGACTTAGTGAACTTAGCCAGAAAAGACAAGACGGTTGGAATAGTGGGTTCTCTGGTAAGATTTTACAACAGCCAGGAGGTACAATCAGCGGGCATCAAACTTAATTTGAAATCTGGTAGAATCTATCATCTAAAAACTTACAATGAACGTGAACAATCCCTTGATTGTGTTATGGGATGCTCTATGTTAATTTCGAAGGACGCACTTTTGGGATCAGGACTATTCGATAATGTGTTTTTTGCGTACACTGAAGAAATAGATCTATGTCTCAGAGTTAAATCTAACGGATATTTAATTAATTTATCTCCTACTTCTGTGGTTTTTCACAAACACAGAGGGAGTACAGGATACAAGATAAATGGATTTATATTATTTCACAGATCTAGGAATTACCTGCTCATGATATATAAATTGTTTAGAAGTAAATGGGTACTCTTAACTACCCCCTATTTACTTAATATAATTGGCGAGGCAATACTATGGTCATTCACTCAGAAAGACATTTCATTATTGATTTCAACCATAAATGGGATTAGTAGTGCATTAAAGTTAATTATTAAGGGATATCCCAATGAAATGGGCGACTTTTATAAGAGTTAA
- a CDS encoding glycoside hydrolase family 99-like domain-containing protein — protein MYQKNFSSEERLIFINAWDEWGEEGYLGLDRKFGYAHLIQHMKPLLGNRLSNAQRLEGRISSYKTF, from the coding sequence ATATACCAGAAAAATTTTAGTTCTGAAGAAAGACTTATATTCATAAATGCGTGGGACGAATGGGGAGAAGAGGGTTATTTAGGGCTAGATAGAAAGTTCGGATATGCCCACCTAATTCAGCACATGAAGCCTTTATTGGGGAATAGGCTATCGAATGCACAACGATTAGAAGGTAGGATTAGTAGTTATAAGACATTTTAG
- a CDS encoding glycosyltransferase → MRIVLSVPADMSRMEGTSVRAKRVSSVLSRDYKIEIVDFSRFGKVRPLLEISLFFLVIWWLMSAYKILKFRKKIEVVYCSNDWFGFFVYYTFSKIFGYHIIFEAHSILSEEYRIYEKSNFKIRFLGYIENFVISRADIVIALAPNIRKFYRRRNSRTFLISLFLDEKYLELKELKLERNIGPSRAYRKYFKIGMIGPFDAPQNLWALEFLYSHLDKFIDVIKFIIIGKVSKKRIHKKLVFTGYLPSEEYFKVLASVDAFLVPVRIPTLGPHNKILEPMHFSKPVITTPKGLIGLCYVTSGKEIFVFEPDEIIRSVNALAFNKKCALKVGIWGNRSFKLHYSYDINSKKLLEVVKSLGVTKNGY, encoded by the coding sequence ATGAGAATAGTTCTCTCCGTACCTGCTGACATGTCAAGAATGGAAGGGACCTCTGTACGGGCAAAGAGAGTTAGTTCGGTTTTATCTAGAGATTACAAGATTGAAATTGTTGACTTTTCACGTTTTGGTAAAGTGAGGCCTTTATTAGAAATATCTCTTTTTTTCTTAGTGATTTGGTGGCTCATGAGTGCATATAAAATACTAAAATTTAGGAAGAAAATAGAGGTAGTTTACTGTTCAAATGACTGGTTTGGTTTTTTTGTTTACTATACATTCTCGAAAATATTTGGATATCATATAATTTTTGAAGCTCATTCAATATTATCTGAGGAATATCGTATTTATGAGAAATCTAATTTCAAGATCAGATTTTTGGGATATATTGAGAACTTTGTAATATCTCGTGCCGATATAGTTATTGCATTAGCTCCCAACATCCGGAAATTCTATAGGCGGCGCAATTCGAGGACCTTTTTGATATCGCTGTTCCTTGATGAAAAGTATTTGGAGTTAAAAGAGTTAAAACTTGAGCGAAACATAGGGCCTTCGAGAGCATATAGGAAGTACTTTAAAATTGGAATGATAGGGCCTTTCGATGCCCCTCAAAATCTTTGGGCTTTGGAGTTTTTATATTCCCATCTTGATAAATTTATTGATGTGATAAAATTCATCATTATTGGTAAAGTATCCAAAAAGAGGATCCATAAGAAACTGGTATTCACGGGATATCTACCATCGGAAGAATATTTCAAAGTTCTTGCCTCTGTTGATGCATTCTTAGTCCCAGTCCGCATTCCAACACTTGGTCCGCATAACAAAATTCTTGAACCAATGCACTTTTCTAAACCCGTGATTACAACTCCAAAGGGACTAATCGGTTTGTGTTATGTTACTTCGGGAAAAGAGATCTTTGTGTTTGAGCCTGATGAGATCATTCGTAGCGTTAATGCGCTTGCATTTAATAAAAAATGTGCATTAAAAGTCGGAATTTGGGGTAACAGAAGTTTTAAGCTACATTATAGTTATGACATAAATTCAAAAAAACTGCTAGAAGTGGTTAAATCTCTCGGGGTGACTAAGAATGGATACTGA
- a CDS encoding ribbon-helix-helix domain-containing protein yields the protein MADEKKYTTVSIPKPLYDKIKARIEGTGFTSVSDYVTYVLREVLASLEEEEKEEVFSEEEEEKVKERLRALGYLD from the coding sequence ATGGCAGATGAGAAGAAGTACACGACCGTTTCCATACCAAAGCCCCTCTACGACAAGATAAAGGCCAGGATAGAGGGCACAGGCTTCACCTCGGTTTCCGACTACGTGACCTACGTCCTCCGCGAGGTTCTTGCGAGCCTCGAAGAGGAGGAGAAGGAGGAAGTCTTCAGCGAGGAGGAGGAAGAGAAGGTCAAGGAGCGCCTCAGGGCCCTCGGTTACCTCGACTGA
- the sat gene encoding sulfate adenylyltransferase translates to MVSKPHGGKLVRRIVADRTRERILSEQKEYPRVEIDHGRAIDLENIAHGVYSPLKGFLTSDDFGGVLDHMRLSDDTPWTIPIVLDVEKPNFDEGDAILLYHDSLPIARMHVEEIYTYDKREFAVKVFKTDDPAHPGVAKVMSMGNHLVGGEIELLNELPNPFAKYTLRPVETRVLFKELGWRSVVAFQTRNAPHVGHEYVQKAALTFVDGLFINPVLGKKKKGDYKDEVIIKAYEALFKHYYPKDAATLATVRYEMRYAGPREAIHHAIMRKNMGATHFIVGRDHAGVGDYYGPYEAWETFENFPDLGITPMFIREAFYCRKCGGMVNAKICPHDKEFHVHISGTKLRKMIMAGEQPPEYMMRPEVFEVIRSFENPFVE, encoded by the coding sequence ATGGTTTCCAAACCCCACGGCGGCAAGCTTGTCAGGAGGATCGTCGCAGACAGAACCCGCGAGAGAATTCTGAGCGAGCAGAAAGAATACCCGCGCGTTGAGATAGACCACGGCCGTGCGATAGACCTTGAGAATATCGCCCACGGCGTTTACTCCCCGCTCAAGGGCTTCCTCACGAGCGACGACTTCGGGGGCGTCCTCGACCACATGCGCCTTAGCGACGACACCCCCTGGACCATCCCCATAGTCCTCGACGTCGAAAAGCCCAACTTCGATGAGGGGGACGCGATACTCCTCTACCACGACAGCCTTCCAATAGCCAGGATGCACGTCGAGGAGATATACACCTACGACAAGCGGGAGTTCGCCGTCAAGGTCTTCAAGACCGACGACCCCGCCCACCCCGGCGTCGCTAAAGTTATGAGCATGGGCAACCACCTCGTCGGCGGCGAGATAGAGCTCCTCAACGAGCTGCCGAATCCATTCGCGAAGTACACACTCAGGCCTGTCGAGACCAGGGTTCTCTTCAAGGAACTCGGCTGGAGGAGTGTAGTTGCCTTCCAGACCAGAAACGCCCCCCACGTCGGGCATGAATATGTGCAGAAGGCGGCACTCACCTTCGTCGACGGTCTCTTCATCAACCCGGTCCTCGGAAAGAAGAAGAAGGGCGACTACAAGGACGAGGTCATAATCAAGGCCTATGAAGCTCTCTTCAAGCACTACTATCCAAAGGACGCCGCGACCCTCGCTACCGTCCGCTACGAGATGAGATACGCCGGTCCCAGGGAGGCCATCCACCACGCGATCATGAGGAAGAACATGGGCGCGACCCACTTCATAGTCGGAAGGGACCACGCCGGTGTCGGCGACTACTACGGGCCCTACGAGGCCTGGGAGACCTTCGAGAACTTCCCCGACCTCGGCATAACCCCGATGTTCATCAGGGAGGCCTTCTACTGCAGGAAGTGCGGTGGGATGGTTAACGCCAAAATATGCCCGCACGACAAAGAGTTCCACGTCCACATAAGCGGCACCAAACTCAGGAAGATGATAATGGCCGGAGAGCAGCCGCCCGAGTACATGATGAGGCCGGAGGTCTTCGAGGTCATAAGGAGCTTTGAGAACCCGTTTGTGGAATGA
- a CDS encoding SWIM zinc finger family protein encodes MDTEEVRRVFGDKIFSRGEKYYREGRVLSAIKIGDVVYARVRGNKTY; translated from the coding sequence ATGGACACGGAAGAAGTGAGAAGGGTTTTTGGGGACAAGATATTTTCAAGAGGGGAGAAATACTACAGAGAAGGAAGGGTTTTAAGCGCTATAAAAATTGGAGATGTGGTTTATGCCCGGGTTAGGGGGAACAAGACGTACTAG
- a CDS encoding NAD-dependent epimerase/dehydratase family protein, translating to MKALVTGGAGFIGSHLVDRLMEKGNEVRVLDDLSAGSMDNIKRWLDNERFEFIRGDMRDVGVVKDAVEGVDVVFHLAANPEVRIGSQSPEILYETNVLITYNLLEAIKDSNVEYLVFTSSSTVYGDASVIPTPENYAPLEPISVYGGAKLAAEALISGYAHTFRFRALIFRLANIIGERSNHGVIYDFINKLRKNPDELEILGDGTQRKSYLHVSDTVEGMFHIFEHFKGEDKTVDFYNLGNDDWITVKEIAEIVSEGMGLKPRFRFTGGVDGGRGWRGDVKLMRLSIEKAKTTGWKQEMSSYEAVRRTVRELLETM from the coding sequence ATGAAGGCTCTAGTTACAGGCGGTGCTGGGTTCATAGGTTCTCACCTGGTTGACAGGCTGATGGAGAAAGGAAACGAGGTCCGCGTTCTCGACGACCTGAGCGCCGGGAGCATGGACAACATAAAGCGCTGGCTTGATAACGAGCGCTTCGAGTTCATCAGGGGCGACATGAGGGATGTTGGAGTTGTCAAAGATGCCGTTGAGGGCGTTGATGTCGTCTTCCACCTCGCCGCCAACCCTGAGGTGAGGATCGGCTCCCAGAGTCCCGAGATTCTTTACGAGACGAACGTGCTCATAACCTACAATCTCCTCGAGGCGATAAAAGATTCTAACGTTGAATACCTCGTCTTCACGAGCTCCTCAACGGTGTACGGCGACGCGAGCGTTATCCCTACTCCAGAGAACTACGCCCCCCTCGAGCCGATAAGCGTCTACGGAGGGGCCAAGTTAGCGGCCGAGGCCCTGATCAGCGGCTACGCCCACACCTTCAGGTTCAGGGCTCTAATCTTCCGCCTCGCGAACATAATAGGCGAGCGCTCAAACCACGGGGTAATATACGACTTCATCAACAAGCTGAGGAAGAATCCGGACGAGCTGGAAATCCTCGGCGATGGAACTCAGAGGAAGAGCTACCTCCACGTGAGCGATACGGTTGAAGGAATGTTCCACATCTTCGAGCACTTCAAGGGAGAGGACAAAACCGTTGACTTCTACAACCTCGGCAACGACGACTGGATAACGGTTAAGGAGATAGCCGAGATAGTGAGCGAGGGGATGGGGCTCAAGCCAAGGTTCCGCTTCACCGGAGGCGTTGACGGCGGCCGCGGCTGGAGGGGCGACGTTAAGCTCATGCGCCTCAGCATAGAGAAGGCGAAAACAACCGGCTGGAAGCAGGAGATGAGCAGCTACGAGGCCGTTAGAAGAACTGTTAGAGAGCTTTTGGAGACGATGTGA
- the cysC gene encoding adenylyl-sulfate kinase produces MTGHKNLEKGFTIWLTGPSGAGKTTLAVKLARKLREMGYRVEILDGDTIRKTLYPELGFSKEAREMHNRVVIHMAKLLSRNGVIAIVSLISPYKAVREYARKEIGDFIEVYVYAPLEVRIQRDPKGLYAKALRGEIKGLTGYDGVYEEPENPEVKVDSSEMTPEEEVEAVIQKAREMGYLP; encoded by the coding sequence ATGACAGGACACAAAAACCTCGAAAAGGGATTCACAATCTGGCTCACCGGGCCCAGCGGGGCCGGAAAGACGACTCTGGCCGTTAAGCTTGCCAGAAAGCTCAGGGAGATGGGCTACCGAGTCGAGATACTCGACGGTGACACGATAAGGAAGACCCTCTACCCGGAGCTCGGCTTCTCTAAGGAAGCGAGGGAGATGCACAACAGGGTTGTAATCCACATGGCAAAGCTCCTCAGCAGGAACGGTGTCATAGCGATAGTCTCGCTGATCTCCCCCTACAAGGCAGTTAGAGAGTACGCCAGGAAGGAGATAGGCGACTTCATCGAGGTCTACGTCTACGCTCCCTTGGAGGTTAGAATACAGCGCGACCCCAAGGGGCTCTACGCGAAGGCCCTCAGGGGGGAGATAAAAGGATTGACGGGCTACGATGGGGTGTACGAAGAGCCCGAGAACCCCGAGGTAAAGGTGGACTCTTCAGAGATGACACCTGAGGAAGAGGTCGAGGCCGTGATTCAGAAGGCCCGCGAGATGGGATACCTACCGTGA
- a CDS encoding alkaline phosphatase family protein, with translation MEFEKKVRDGMDETKKVFVIGLDSAPPELLFNRFIDDMPNVKKLLEKSVHGPMQTGIPAITIPMWMVMVTGKTPGELGLYGFRHRTGYSYTDYWIAHSRKVKEPTVWDYLGERGKESIIVGVPPTYPPKPIRGHLVGCFITPDASVDYTYPKELKGEIERLVGEYIFDVPFRREAKDEVRDGIWEMTEKRFEVIRYLLQEKEWDYFHFVEIGLDRLHHAFWRYFDENHHLYPGKGNKYENVIPDYYKLLDREIGKTLELIDLDETAVFIVSDHGIKAMHGNFAVNQWLAEEGLLKVRNPEVLHDGKTKRFESLDVDWKETTAWGWGGYYSRVFLNVLGREKEGKVPLSKFDKVKDEVAEQIKAIRGPNGEKWDTKVFYPEDIYPVAKGSKPDIMVYFDNLNWRAAGTVGHPSNYLPENDTGPDDANHSEFGVFSMYLPGFDESKATQLTIYDFAPTVLRLFGIEEPLREMHGRSILPR, from the coding sequence ATGGAGTTTGAAAAGAAAGTTAGGGATGGGATGGACGAAACCAAGAAGGTCTTCGTCATAGGCCTCGATTCGGCCCCACCTGAACTCCTGTTCAACCGCTTCATCGACGACATGCCCAACGTCAAGAAACTCCTCGAGAAGTCCGTTCACGGCCCGATGCAGACCGGGATTCCGGCGATAACCATCCCGATGTGGATGGTGATGGTCACCGGAAAGACGCCGGGCGAGCTCGGGCTCTACGGCTTCAGGCACAGGACTGGCTACTCCTATACGGACTACTGGATAGCCCACAGCAGGAAGGTGAAGGAGCCAACAGTGTGGGACTACCTCGGTGAGCGCGGGAAGGAGTCGATAATAGTCGGTGTTCCGCCGACCTACCCGCCGAAGCCGATACGGGGCCACCTCGTGGGCTGCTTCATAACGCCCGATGCCAGCGTCGACTACACCTACCCCAAGGAGCTGAAGGGGGAGATAGAGCGCCTGGTCGGGGAGTACATCTTCGACGTCCCCTTCAGGAGAGAAGCCAAGGACGAGGTCAGGGACGGCATATGGGAGATGACGGAGAAGAGGTTCGAGGTGATAAGGTACCTCCTCCAGGAGAAGGAGTGGGACTACTTCCACTTCGTCGAGATAGGCTTGGATAGGCTCCACCACGCCTTCTGGCGTTACTTCGATGAAAACCACCACCTCTACCCGGGCAAGGGGAACAAGTACGAGAACGTCATCCCCGACTACTACAAGCTCCTCGACAGGGAGATAGGAAAAACGTTAGAGCTCATAGACCTCGACGAGACGGCCGTTTTCATAGTCTCCGACCACGGCATAAAGGCGATGCACGGCAACTTCGCGGTCAACCAGTGGCTGGCCGAGGAGGGCCTCCTCAAGGTCAGGAACCCGGAGGTTCTCCACGACGGAAAGACCAAGCGCTTCGAGAGCCTCGACGTTGACTGGAAGGAAACCACCGCCTGGGGCTGGGGCGGCTACTACTCGCGCGTCTTTCTGAACGTCCTCGGAAGGGAGAAGGAAGGAAAGGTGCCGCTCTCGAAGTTCGACAAAGTAAAGGACGAGGTGGCGGAGCAGATAAAGGCAATCCGCGGGCCGAACGGCGAGAAGTGGGACACGAAAGTCTTCTATCCCGAGGACATCTACCCGGTAGCGAAGGGAAGCAAGCCTGACATAATGGTTTACTTCGATAACCTCAACTGGCGCGCCGCTGGAACAGTCGGCCACCCGAGCAACTACCTGCCCGAGAACGACACGGGGCCCGACGATGCCAACCACTCCGAGTTCGGAGTGTTCTCGATGTACTTACCTGGCTTCGACGAGAGCAAGGCAACGCAGCTGACCATCTATGACTTCGCACCTACAGTACTGCGACTCTTCGGGATAGAGGAGCCTCTGAGGGAGATGCACGGGAGGAGCATCCTGCCCCGGTGA